Proteins encoded within one genomic window of Humulus lupulus chromosome 1, drHumLupu1.1, whole genome shotgun sequence:
- the LOC133779426 gene encoding uncharacterized mitochondrial protein AtMg00810-like, whose protein sequence is MAIFNVTKHALLPKAFNKKQGVDFFETFSPVLKISTIRAILALAANSVSDSSLFYYRNPNVELYLLVYVDDILLTGNNHHKVKNIITQLKQYFSLKSLGSMTDFLGFEITQGAYDIHLSQGKYMTDLLRKTNMLKCKSSPTPISQGENLSTGDSKIFHQPTIFQSVMGGLQYLTLSRPDIAFTTVCKRLLRYLRGTIGLVFKPSNHWAVECFSDADWAGSSDDRKSTAGYCVYLGGNLITWCSKKQKAIAKSSTEVEYRVLSHTATEMAWMHSLFEELGLNHKVPAVN, encoded by the exons ATGGCAATATTCAACGTTACAAAGCACGCCTTGTTGCCAAAGGCTTTCAACAAAAAACAAGGTGTGGATTTCTTTGAGACCTTTAGTCCTGTTCTGAAGATTTCTACAATTCGAGCTATTCTTGCTCTTGCTGCG AACTCTGTCTCAGATTCATCTCTCTTTTATTACAGAAATCCAAATGTTGAACTCTATCTcttagtttatgttgatgacattcttTTAACTGGCAACAATCATCATAAGGTCAAGAATATCATCACTCAACTCAAGCAATATTTCTCTCTGAAATCGCTGGGGTCTATGACTGACTTCCTTGGTTTCGAAATCACTCAGGGAGCATACGACATTCATCTTTCCCAAGGAAAATACATGACTGATTTGCTTCGAAAGACCAACATGCTCAAGTGTAAGTCAAGCCCCACACCTATATCTCAAGGCGAAAATTTGAGCACCGGAGATAGCAAAATCTTTCATCAACCTACTATCTTTCAGAGTGTCATGGGAGGTCTTCAATACCTTACCTTGAGCAGACCAGATATTGCATTTACT ACTGTTTGTAAAAGGCTTCTCAGATATCTTCGCGGAACTATAGGCCTTGTTTTCAAACCCTCAAATCATTGGGCAGTCGAGTGTTTCAGTGATGCGGATTGGGCTGGTTCCAGTGATGATAGAAAGTCGACTGCTGGTTATTGTGTGTATTTGGGAGGCAATCTAATTACATGGTGCTCCAAGAAACAGAAAGCTATTGCAAAATCATCAACTGAAGTTGAATATAGGGTCTTATCTCACACTGCCACCGAAATGGCTTGGATGCATTCACTCTTTGAAGAACTTGGCCTTAATCACAAAGTTCCTGCTGTGAACTGA